A genome region from Streptomyces pratensis includes the following:
- a CDS encoding alpha/beta hydrolase family protein encodes MQQHLPSGDISPRHRMSKSRSRTFKGALAAAAATAGLLTALVPGGAQAADNPYERGPAPSNSSIEASRGSYATSQTSVSSLLVRGFGGGTIYYPTSTSDGTFGAVVISPGFTAYESSIAWLGPRLASQGFVVFTIDTNTTLDQPASRGDQLLAALDYLTEDSSVRSRVDSSRLGVMGHSMGGGGTLEAAKDRPSLKAAIPLTGWNTDKTWPEVQTPTLIVGADGDTVASVTTHSKPFYNSLPSSLDKAYLELRGATHFTPNTSNTTIAKYSISWLKRFIDNDTRYEQFLCPIPSTSLTIADYKGNCPH; translated from the coding sequence GTGCAGCAGCACCTCCCCTCCGGCGACATCTCCCCGCGCCACCGGATGTCGAAGAGCCGCTCCCGCACCTTCAAGGGCGCCCTCGCCGCAGCGGCGGCGACCGCCGGTCTGCTCACCGCGCTCGTCCCCGGCGGAGCCCAGGCCGCCGACAACCCGTACGAGCGTGGTCCGGCGCCGAGCAACTCGAGCATCGAGGCGAGCCGTGGTTCGTACGCCACCTCCCAGACCTCGGTGTCCTCGCTGCTCGTCAGAGGCTTCGGCGGCGGCACGATCTACTACCCGACGTCCACGTCGGACGGCACGTTCGGCGCGGTCGTCATCTCGCCCGGCTTCACCGCTTACGAGTCGAGCATCGCCTGGCTGGGCCCGCGTCTCGCCTCGCAGGGCTTCGTGGTGTTCACCATCGACACCAACACCACGCTGGACCAGCCCGCCAGCCGTGGTGACCAGTTGCTCGCCGCGCTGGACTACCTCACGGAGGACAGTTCGGTGCGCAGCCGGGTCGACTCCTCGCGGCTCGGTGTGATGGGGCACTCGATGGGCGGTGGCGGCACGTTGGAGGCCGCGAAGGACCGTCCTTCGCTGAAGGCGGCGATCCCGCTGACCGGTTGGAACACGGACAAGACGTGGCCGGAGGTGCAGACCCCGACGCTGATCGTGGGCGCGGACGGTGACACGGTGGCGTCCGTCACCACGCATTCGAAGCCGTTCTACAACTCGCTGCCGAGTTCGCTGGACAAGGCGTATCTGGAGTTGCGGGGTGCCACCCACTTCACCCCGAACACGTCCAACACGACGATCGCGAAGTACAGCATCTCGTGGCTGAAGCGCTTCATCGACAACGACACCCGCTACGAGCAGTTCCTCTGCCCGATCCCGTCGACCAGCCTGACGATCGCGGACTACAAGGGCAACTGCCCGCACTGA
- a CDS encoding alpha/beta hydrolase family protein, with translation MQQHLPSGDISPRHRMSKSRSRTIKLAVAAAAATAGLVTALMPGAQAAENPYERGPAPSNSSIEASRGSYATSQTSVSSLSVRGFGGGTIYYPTSTSDGTFGAVVISPGFTAYQSSIAWLGPRLASQGFVVFTIDTNTTADQPASRGDQLLAALDYLTEDSSVRSRIDASRLGVMGHSMGGGGTLEAAKDRPSLKAAIPLTGWNTDKTWPEVQTPTLIVGADGDTVASVTTHSEPFYNSLPSSLDKAYLELRGATHFTPNTSNTTIAKYSISWLKRFIDNDTRYEQFLCPIPSASLTIAEYRGNCPH, from the coding sequence GTGCAGCAGCACCTCCCCTCCGGCGACATCTCCCCGCGCCACCGGATGTCGAAGAGCCGCTCCCGCACCATCAAACTCGCCGTCGCGGCTGCGGCCGCCACGGCCGGTCTCGTCACGGCGCTGATGCCGGGCGCCCAAGCCGCCGAAAACCCTTACGAGCGTGGTCCGGCGCCGAGCAACTCGAGCATCGAGGCGAGCCGTGGCTCGTACGCCACCTCCCAGACCTCCGTCTCCTCGCTGAGCGTCAGGGGCTTCGGCGGCGGCACGATCTACTACCCGACGTCCACGTCGGACGGCACGTTCGGCGCGGTCGTGATCTCGCCCGGCTTCACCGCCTACCAGTCCAGCATCGCCTGGCTCGGACCGCGCCTCGCCTCACAGGGCTTCGTGGTGTTCACGATCGACACCAACACGACCGCGGACCAGCCGGCCAGCCGTGGTGACCAGTTGCTCGCGGCGCTGGACTACCTCACCGAGGACAGCTCGGTCCGCAGCCGCATCGACGCGTCCCGGCTCGGTGTGATGGGGCACTCGATGGGCGGTGGCGGCACGTTGGAGGCCGCGAAGGACCGTCCTTCGCTGAAGGCGGCGATCCCGCTGACCGGTTGGAACACGGACAAGACGTGGCCGGAGGTGCAGACCCCGACGCTGATCGTGGGCGCGGACGGTGACACGGTGGCGTCCGTCACCACGCACTCGGAGCCGTTCTACAACTCGCTGCCGAGTTCGCTGGACAAGGCGTATCTGGAGTTGCGGGGTGCCACGCACTTCACCCCGAACACGTCCAACACGACGATCGCGAAGTACAGCATCTCGTGGCTGAAGCGCTTCATCGACAACGACACCCGCTACGAGCAGTTCCTCTGCCCGATCCCGTCGGCCAGCCTGACGATCGCCGAGTACCGGGGCAACTGCCCGCACTGA
- the hisF gene encoding imidazole glycerol phosphate synthase subunit HisF, giving the protein MTLAVRVIPCLDVDKGRVVKGVNFQNLRDAGDPVEMAKLYDAEGADELTFLDITASSGDRETTYDVVRRTAEQVFIPLTVGGGVRTPDDVDKLLRAGADKVGVNTAAIARPELIREIAERFGRQVLVLSVDARRTPEGTFEVTTHGGRRGTGIDAVEWAHRAAELGAGEILLNSMDADGTKDGYDTEMIKAVRAHVTVPVIASGGAGSLADFPPAIDAGADAVLAASVFHFGDLRISEVKGALREAGHPVR; this is encoded by the coding sequence ATGACCCTCGCCGTACGGGTCATCCCGTGCCTGGACGTCGACAAGGGCCGCGTCGTCAAGGGCGTCAACTTCCAGAACCTGCGCGACGCCGGCGACCCCGTCGAGATGGCGAAGCTGTACGACGCCGAGGGCGCCGACGAGCTGACCTTCCTCGACATCACCGCCTCCAGCGGTGACCGCGAGACGACGTACGACGTGGTGCGCCGCACCGCTGAGCAGGTCTTCATCCCGCTCACCGTCGGGGGCGGGGTCCGCACCCCCGACGACGTGGACAAGCTGCTGCGCGCCGGGGCCGACAAGGTCGGGGTCAACACGGCCGCCATCGCCCGCCCCGAGCTCATCCGCGAGATCGCCGAGCGCTTCGGGCGCCAGGTGCTCGTGCTGTCCGTCGACGCCCGGCGCACCCCCGAGGGCACCTTCGAGGTGACGACCCACGGGGGCCGCAGGGGCACCGGCATCGACGCCGTCGAGTGGGCGCACCGGGCCGCGGAGCTCGGCGCGGGCGAGATCCTGCTCAACTCGATGGACGCCGACGGCACGAAGGACGGCTACGACACCGAGATGATCAAGGCGGTACGGGCCCACGTCACCGTCCCCGTCATCGCCTCCGGCGGTGCGGGCAGCCTCGCGGACTTCCCGCCGGCCATCGACGCGGGCGCCGACGCAGTCCTCGCCGCGTCCGTCTTCCACTTCGGTGACCTGCGGATCTCCGAGGTCAAGGGCGCTCTGCGGGAGGCCGGGCACCCCGTTCGCTGA
- a CDS encoding RidA family protein — translation MTDSVRRVSSGAPWEEKFGYSRAVELPTGLVLVSGCTSVADGQILAGSPYEQAVASFRVAFDALKQVGLGREDVVRTRMYITHARDVDEVGRAHKELFDDVRPAASMIIVSGFVDPSLVVEVEVEAYRAGER, via the coding sequence ATGACGGACTCCGTACGCCGCGTGTCCTCGGGCGCCCCCTGGGAGGAGAAGTTCGGCTACTCCCGCGCCGTGGAGCTCCCGACCGGGCTCGTCCTGGTCTCCGGCTGCACGTCTGTGGCCGACGGCCAGATCCTGGCGGGCAGCCCCTACGAGCAGGCCGTCGCCTCCTTCCGGGTCGCCTTCGACGCCCTGAAGCAGGTCGGGCTCGGCCGGGAGGACGTCGTCCGCACCCGTATGTACATCACGCACGCCCGGGACGTCGACGAGGTGGGCCGCGCCCACAAGGAGCTGTTCGACGACGTCCGCCCGGCCGCCTCCATGATCATCGTGTCCGGCTTCGTCGACCCCTCCCTCGTCGTCGAGGTCGAGGTCGAGGCCTACCGGGCAGGTGAGCGATGA
- the priA gene encoding bifunctional 1-(5-phosphoribosyl)-5-((5-phosphoribosylamino)methylideneamino)imidazole-4-carboxamide isomerase/phosphoribosylanthranilate isomerase PriA has translation MPKLELLPAVDVRDGQAVRLVHGESGSETSYGSPLEAALAWQSSGAEWLHLVDLDAAFGTGDNRALIAEVAGAMDIKVELSGGIRDDASLAAALATGCRRVNLGTAALETPEWVAKVIAEHGDKIAVGLDVRGTTLRGRGWTRDGGDLYETLARLDSEGCARYVVTDIAKDGTLQGPNLALLRDVCAATDKPVVASGGVSSLADLRAISLLVPEGVEGAIVGKALYAKAFTLEEALKAVAA, from the coding sequence ATGCCGAAGCTTGAACTGCTCCCCGCCGTAGACGTACGCGACGGACAGGCCGTCCGCCTCGTGCACGGCGAATCCGGCTCCGAGACCTCCTACGGCTCGCCCCTGGAGGCGGCCCTCGCCTGGCAGAGCTCCGGCGCCGAGTGGCTGCACCTCGTCGACCTGGACGCCGCCTTCGGTACCGGCGACAACCGCGCGCTGATCGCCGAGGTGGCCGGCGCCATGGACATCAAGGTCGAGCTCTCCGGCGGCATCCGCGACGACGCCTCGCTCGCCGCCGCCCTCGCCACCGGCTGCCGCCGGGTCAACCTCGGCACCGCCGCCCTCGAGACCCCCGAGTGGGTCGCCAAGGTCATCGCCGAGCACGGCGACAAGATCGCCGTCGGTCTCGACGTCCGCGGCACGACGCTGCGCGGCCGAGGCTGGACCCGTGACGGCGGCGACCTCTACGAGACGCTGGCCCGCCTCGACTCGGAGGGCTGCGCCCGCTACGTCGTGACCGACATCGCCAAGGACGGCACGCTGCAGGGCCCCAACCTCGCGCTCCTCCGGGACGTCTGCGCCGCCACCGACAAGCCCGTCGTCGCCTCCGGCGGCGTCTCCTCACTGGCAGACCTGCGCGCGATCTCCCTGCTCGTCCCGGAAGGGGTCGAGGGAGCCATCGTCGGCAAGGCGCTCTACGCGAAGGCGTTCACCCTCGAGGAGGCCCTCAAGGCGGTCGCCGCATGA
- the hisH gene encoding imidazole glycerol phosphate synthase subunit HisH, producing the protein MSDKKKIVVFDYGFGNVRSAERALAHVGGDVEITRDFDTAMNADGLLVPGVGAFSACMAGLKQARGEWIIGRRLSGGRPVMGICVGMQILFERGIEHGVETEGLDEWPGTVGPLKADVVPHMGWNTVEAPEDSQLFAGLDAEARYYFVHSYAAHDWSLEVTNDKIRAPKVTWSTHGERFVAAVENGALWATQFHPEKSGDAGAQLLTNWIETL; encoded by the coding sequence GTGAGCGACAAGAAGAAGATCGTCGTCTTCGACTACGGCTTCGGCAACGTCCGTTCCGCCGAGCGGGCCCTCGCCCACGTCGGCGGAGACGTGGAGATCACCCGCGACTTCGACACCGCGATGAACGCCGACGGGCTGCTCGTCCCCGGCGTCGGCGCCTTCTCCGCCTGCATGGCGGGTCTGAAGCAGGCGCGCGGCGAATGGATCATCGGCCGCAGGCTCTCCGGCGGCCGTCCCGTCATGGGCATCTGCGTCGGTATGCAGATCCTGTTCGAGCGCGGCATCGAGCACGGCGTCGAGACGGAGGGCCTCGACGAGTGGCCCGGAACCGTCGGACCGCTGAAGGCCGACGTCGTACCGCACATGGGCTGGAACACCGTCGAGGCCCCCGAGGACTCCCAGCTCTTCGCGGGGCTGGACGCCGAGGCCCGCTACTACTTCGTGCACTCCTACGCGGCGCACGACTGGTCCCTCGAAGTGACCAACGACAAGATCCGTGCCCCCAAGGTCACTTGGTCCACGCACGGAGAGCGGTTCGTGGCCGCCGTGGAGAACGGCGCGCTGTGGGCCACCCAGTTCCACCCAGAGAAGTCCGGCGATGCCGGCGCCCAGCTGCTGACCAACTGGATCGAGACGCTGTAA